The following nucleotide sequence is from Streptomyces leeuwenhoekii.
CTGTACACGCGTGTGCCTCAGACGGTCTCGGTCCGCTTTCCGTCGTGCAGGGCGATCGCCCGCTGCATCGCCTTGCGGGCGCGCGGGGTGTCCCGGGCGTCGTGGTAGGCCACGGCGAGCCGGAACCAGCTCCGCCAGTCGCCGGGCGCCGCCTCGGTCTCGGCCTTGCGCCGGGCGAAGACCTCGTCGGCCGAGTCACGGTCGATCCGGCCGCTGGGGGTGCGCCTGAGCTCGTCGGCCGGCAGGCCGCCCTCGGCGTCGAGTTCGGCGGCGAGCTGGTTGGCCTTGCGGACGAACTGGGTGTTCTTCCACAGGAACCACAGGCCGATCACCGGCAGGACCAGCACCGCTGCGCCGAAGGCCACGGTGACGGGCGTGCCGGTCTCGATCAGCAGCACGCCGCGGCTGCCGACCAGGGCGAAGTAGAAGACCAGGACGGCGGCCGTGATGACGTAGGAGATCTTCGCGCGCATGACGTCAGGGCTCAGTTCAGGTCCAGGAAGTGTTCCAGGCCGAAGGTCAGGCCCGGGGTCGTCACCACGCGGCGCACGCCGAGCAGGATGCCCGGCATGAAACTGCTGTGGTGCAGGGAGTCGTGCCGGACGGTGAGGGTCTCGCCCTCGCCGCCGAGCAGGACCTCCTGGTGGGCGAGGAGGCCGCGCAGGCGGACCGCGTGCACCGGGACGCCGTCGACGTCCGCGCCGCGGGCCCCGTCCAGGGCGGTGACCGTGGCGTCCGGCGCCGGGGCGCTGCCGGCCCGGCGGCGGGCCTCGGCGATGAGCTGGGCGGTGCGGGTGGCGGTGCCGGAGGGGGCGTCGACCTTGTTCGGGTGGTGCAGCTCGACGACCTCGACGGACTCGAAGTACGGGGCGGCGATCTGCGCGAACTTCATGGTCAGCACGGCCCCGATGGAGAAGTTCGGGGCGATGAGCACGCCGACCTCCGGGGACCGGGCCAGCCAGCCCTCGAGCTGCGCGAGGCGTTCGTCGGTCCAGCCCGTCGTACCGACGACGGCGTGGATGCCGTGGCGTACGCAGAAGTCGAGGTTGCCCATGACCGAGGCCGGGGTGGTCAGCTCGACCGCGACCTGGGCGCCGGTCTCCACCAGCGTCTCCAGCTTGTCGTCCCGGCCGAGGGCGGCGACCAGTTCCATGTCCTCGGCGGCCTCGACCGCCCGGACGGCCTCCGATCCGATCCGGCCCTTGGCACCGAGGACCGCCACGCGCAGCTTGCTCATGTTCTGTTTCCTTAACCGAAGGGGTTCCGACCGAGGGGATCAGGCGACGGCGTCGTGCAGCCGGGCGGCCTGCCTGTCCTTGAGCGGGCCGATGACCGACAGCGAGGGCCGGCGGCCCAGGACGTCGCGGGCGACCTCCCGGACGTCGTCGGGCGTGACCGCGGCTATCCGGGCCAGCATGTCGTCGACGGACATCTGCTCGCCCCAGCACAGCTCGCTCTTGCCGATACGGTTCATCAGCGCGCCGGTGTCCTCCAGGCCGAGCACCGTGGAGCCCTGGAGCTGGCCGATGGCGCGGCCGATCTCGTCGTCGGACAGGCCGTGCTCGGCGACGTGGCCGAGTTCGTCGCGGCAGATCTTCAGCACGTCGTGGACCTGGCTCGGGCGGCAGCCCGCGTACACGCCGAACAGTCCGCAGTCGGCGAAGCCGGAGGTGTAGGAGTACACGCTGTAGGCCAGGCCGCGCTTCTCGCGGACCTCCTGGAAGAGGCGGGAGGACATGCCGCCGCCGAGGGCGGTGTTGAGGACGCCCATGGCCCAGCGGCGCTCGTCGGTGCGGGCGAGGCCCGGCATGCCGAGCACGACGTGGGCCTGCTCGGTCTTGCGGCCGATCAGCTCCAGCCGGCCGGCGGTGCGGATGGTGCGCCGGCCGCCGCGCGGGGCGATGGGCTGGGCACCGGGGTCCTTGAAGGCGCCCGCCTTCTCGAAGGCGGCCCGGACCTGGCGTACGACCTTGTCGTGGTCGATGTTGCCGGCGCAGGCGACCACGAGGTGGGTCGGGTCGTAGTGCTTCTTGTAGAAGCGGCGGATGCGGTCGGCGGTGAGGGCGTTGACCGTGTCGACGGTGCCGAGGACCGGGCGGCCGAGGGGGTTGTCACCGAACATGGTGTGCGCGAACAGGTCGTGCACACAGTCGCCCGGGTCGTCCTCGGTCATCGCGATCTCTTCGAGGATGGCGCCGCGCTCGACGTCGACGTCCTCCTCCAGGATGCGGGAGCCGGTCAGCATGTCGCAGACGACGTCGATGGCGAGCGGCAGGTCGGTGTCGAGCACGCGCGCGTAGTAGCACGTGTACTCCTTCGCCGTGAACGCGTTCATCTCGCCGCCGACGGCGTCGAGGGCGGAGGAGATGTCCAGGGCGGACCGGCGGTGGGTGCCCTTGAAGAGCAGGTGCTCGAGGTAGTGCGTCGCGCCGTTGAGCGCCGGGGTCTCGTCGCGGGAGCCGACGTGCGCCCAGATGCCGAAGGTGGCGGAGCGGACGGAGGGCAGGGTCTCGGTGACGATGCGCAGGCCGCCGGGGAGGGTGGTCTTGCGGACCGTGCCGATGCCGTTCTCGCCCTGGATGAGGGTTTGGGTACGGGCGACGGCCCGCGCCTCCGAGGAGGTGCGGGCCGTCGCCTTGGAGCCACGGGACGTCACTGGTCGGCGTCGTCCTTCTTGGTCTCGTCGGTGGAGGAGCCTTCCTCGCCCTCGATCACGGGGATGAGGGAGAGCTTGCCGCGGGAGTCGATCTCGGCGATCTCGACCTGGACCTTCTGGCCCACGCCGAGGACGTCCTCGACGTTCTCCACGCGCTTGCCGCCGGCCAGCTTGCGGATCTGCGAGATGTGCAGCAGGCCGTCCTTGCCGGGCAGCAGGGAGACGAAGGCACCGAAGGTGGTGGTCTTCACGACCGTGCCCAGGTAGCGCTCGCCGACCTCGGGCATCGTCGGGTTGGCGATGCCGTTGATCGTGGCGCGGGCGGCCTCGGCGGACGGGCCGTCGGCGGCGCCGATGTAGATCGTGCCGTCGTCCTCGATGGTGATCTCGGCGCCCGTGTCCTCCTGGATCTGGTTGATCATCTTGCCCTTGGGGCCGATGACCTCGCCGATCTTGTCGACCGGGATCTTCACGGTGATGATCCGCGGCGCGTTGGGGGACATCTCGTCGGGCCGGTCGATGGCCTCCATCATCACGTCGAGGATGTGGAGACGGGCGTCGCGGGCCTGCTTGAGGGCGGCGGCCAGGACGGAGGCCGGGATGCCGTCCAGCTTGGTGTCGAGCTGGAGGGCGGTCACGAACTCCTTGGTGCCGGCGACCTTGAAGTCCATGTCGCCGAAGGCGTCCTCCGCACCGAGGATGTCGGTGAGGGTCACGTAGTGCGTCTCGCCGTCGATCTCCTGGGAGATCAGGCCCATGGCGATGCCGGCGACCGGGGCCTTCAGCGGCACACCGGCGTTCAGCAGCGACATGGTGG
It contains:
- the dapB gene encoding 4-hydroxy-tetrahydrodipicolinate reductase is translated as MSKLRVAVLGAKGRIGSEAVRAVEAAEDMELVAALGRDDKLETLVETGAQVAVELTTPASVMGNLDFCVRHGIHAVVGTTGWTDERLAQLEGWLARSPEVGVLIAPNFSIGAVLTMKFAQIAAPYFESVEVVELHHPNKVDAPSGTATRTAQLIAEARRRAGSAPAPDATVTALDGARGADVDGVPVHAVRLRGLLAHQEVLLGGEGETLTVRHDSLHHSSFMPGILLGVRRVVTTPGLTFGLEHFLDLN
- a CDS encoding M16 family metallopeptidase, giving the protein MTSRGSKATARTSSEARAVARTQTLIQGENGIGTVRKTTLPGGLRIVTETLPSVRSATFGIWAHVGSRDETPALNGATHYLEHLLFKGTHRRSALDISSALDAVGGEMNAFTAKEYTCYYARVLDTDLPLAIDVVCDMLTGSRILEEDVDVERGAILEEIAMTEDDPGDCVHDLFAHTMFGDNPLGRPVLGTVDTVNALTADRIRRFYKKHYDPTHLVVACAGNIDHDKVVRQVRAAFEKAGAFKDPGAQPIAPRGGRRTIRTAGRLELIGRKTEQAHVVLGMPGLARTDERRWAMGVLNTALGGGMSSRLFQEVREKRGLAYSVYSYTSGFADCGLFGVYAGCRPSQVHDVLKICRDELGHVAEHGLSDDEIGRAIGQLQGSTVLGLEDTGALMNRIGKSELCWGEQMSVDDMLARIAAVTPDDVREVARDVLGRRPSLSVIGPLKDRQAARLHDAVA